CAGAGATGGCCGGTTTTTGGTGTTGGTGCTCGATTTATTTCTCCCAGACGTGCAGAGAACCAAGAGTAAATCCTTTCCCTTTGGttcatcctctccccttccttccaaaTCTCCTGAATTGTTCGGTTTCAATAGTGAGCTTCACCGTGTTAGGCACGCGGTGAAGGCCGTAAGTGTTCCTATCGATGAGTAAGCTCCACATTCAGTGACGGTGGGGGAAAAGGACAAGGGCACGGCCCTGCGTGATAttgaggagaacagatactttgtTTCAGGGCCTTGGGTGACACGTGAGGTGTTTGTTAAAATTAACAACTTGAAAGCTTAAGAATTCCAATCATTATAATTGCATGAAAACTGAAACAATCCTATTAAAGAGCAAAGTGCTGGACATTAAAGGTTTTTTGGTTCTCTCCCACCGCGCTCCTTAATTCTTCTAATATTCCTATGTGATCCTTGTTGCAGTTACATTATAAAGTGCCTGGAAATTATTTACTTCTGTTTAGCAAAATAAATGATAAAAGTGTTTCTTGAACTTTACTTTTAGCAGAATTCCACCAATCAATTAAGAAAGGATcagcaagaagaggaggaggaggaggaagatgtagaccttacagaagaagaaaattaatttttGAACATACTTtcagtattttactttcccattgAAAAAAAATTTCCACAAATTATTCAGTTAATCGAATACCAGTAGTTAACTGAGGAGCAAGAGGTGGGTGAGAAGTATATTTCTAAGTATATTTTTATTGAAAGAATGATTAGAAACTACAGAGTCAATCTTGAGACATGGCCTTATTAATATTACCTGCAGAAAAAAGGAATTCGGTAAAAATTTAAAAACAAATCTTTCGTCGGtagctcctttcttctcccaaggGTTATGTGATTCATCTCAACTGAAATTACATTAATTTGGTAAGTGGGATTACATTAGAGGTATTTCACAGTATTGGGCTGTGCCTATATTTAGAGGTTGCCATATCCAAAAGATGGATTTAACCAAAGCCAAGAGAGTTCTTATTTGGTTCTTTATGTAGGTAAAAGCTGTGCCTTCATCATTAACGAATCATTTATATCAGTTCACATTCCCTCCAAGTCCACTGTATAAAACCATATCATTTTGTGAAGTATTTAAATGCAAACAAATGATGCAGATAAGATTTTTATATTGGAATATTTTTATGTACTTGCTACAAAAATGTGACTGTTTGCTCGAACAACCGTCTGCGGGGGATTTCACTGGCAAGTAAGGGAGGAGCTAGTACACGGGCCGAGCGTGGAAAGTTGAGGGTTTTCTTATGGCATCAGATGTGGTTTTTACAATTTTCCAGGAAGAGTCTACACTTgcaaaaaaatttttaaagtttGGAAAAACTTGCCTGATTTTTGTGTCCCTCAGACTGACGAGGCAGCACGGCACACACTGATGGACAGCGCTGGGAATCTTACGTTCTGGTTGTGATGTGCTtcacgtaaaaaaaaaaataccgaaCCCCAGAAATATAGTCATCATAGATAAATGACAAGATTATAAAACTAAATATTGAaacctttttaaaaatctcagtTATTCATCATTCCTAACCTCGGAAATGAGACGGATTAGAAGATTTTGGCACATACAGCATGTTTTCCTCTCCAGGACTTCCCTCTGAAAAGAACTGTAATCTTGACGTTATTTCAGAGAATCAGAGAGGCGCGTTTTATTTCTCATGAGATTTATTCAACACTCATTTGGAATACTAGAAAAACAAATTACTGACGAGACAGAATAAAGAGAGTTTACAAAAGCTCCTTTGGTTTTTGTTATTTATGGGCCTGATTTTATACCGTACAGTTCCTGGAAAGAGCGACAGCGGTCTATTCAAAATCGAACGTGTAGTTTGAAAGACATCACACTGAGACCGTAACATGTGAAGCAAATCAGATGTTCCAGATGGATATTTTTTGAGGTTCGGGACAACGTTTCCAAGCAGAATTTTGTAGTATTGATAGcgtgggcaaggactatgtctacttactctactgaactcaccctagcccttagtacgatgctttgcccagtcagcactcaatacattcattAAGGCTATTACAAGTGAACCTGGctgaaaagggaaggagacatTTTATTTAGAGGAACTTCTTGCAATCTATGTTCCTTTCCCATCCCATTATTTCTCTACCTTCTAACTGGCTCGTTTTTTTCTTGCTCCGCTTCTGCTCTTTTCCCTTAAGAACATCCCAATCATTTGCTTCCCCAGTAGAACTTTTTCATCCCAGAGACGGTCATCCAACTCTGCCCGATTGGATCCAGGTAATGGGAGGACACTAGGCTGTCCTTCCACCAGCCTGACCCAGGAGAGGGGACTGACTAACGTGGTAAagcatgtggattttttttttttaacctttttttctctcccactccacaTTCAAACCGTACCCTTTCCGAACAGGGCACCGTATGAAGTCATCATCCGGGACGGAGGGCtatctaaatggggattaagactgtgacgacttgatcaccttgtatcccccccagtgcttagagcagtgctttgcacatagtaagcgcttaaataccaccattatcattattatctggctGGGCATGGAATCAGGATCCCAGTCCCGGGTGAGCCTGTCTCGGTGAGGGGTGATTCGGAGGCAGGGGCTAAAATAGTCCCTCAGGCCAGGTTTTCTATTAAACCACCAAAGTATCAGGGCATCCAAatccacacagagaagcagtgcggcctagcgggtagGGCACGCCCCAGGagttggaaggtcctgggttctaatcctgatccaccacttgtctgctgtgggatcttgggccagtcccttctcggcgcctccgttccctcatctgtaaaacggggattaagaaagaCAGAGCCCCTTAAGAAAGacagagccccgtgtgggacagggactgcgtccaacctaatcagcttgcatctaccccgggggcttaatacagtcctggcacataattagcacttaaataccattaaaaggaaagaaaagacacTGTTCCATGGTCACAGGCTGCAGTCACTGGTCTTGCCAGTGAGTATCACAGTGAGTAAGGAGCGTGGATGGTCTGTACACAAACCATCACCATTACGGTAAAAACTCAAGTGCTTTTTCTCCTGGCTTAGGATATCTTTCCCCACTTTTCTCCCAAGCCTTGCTCTGTGCTCTTGCAAAGGGAGAAAATACTCATCTGAAATCACACAAAGCCGGAAAAGGGATCCTAGTAGATATCCGTGGCAGTGTCCTGGAAATATTCAAGGACCTTCAGGAACAGAATTTTTCTCATCAGCGGAGTCGTCTGCATTACGGAATAAAAGTGATCGGGACGTAACGACAGGTGAGTACTTACTACGGAAGTTAAGAGATCGGGACCAGAAACcaaaaatggggagcaagaaattaagtgaattgcccagggtcacagagcgggcaaacAAGTTGGATCAGATGCCGGgactcttctgacttccagaccctttcCCCAGGCCCACTGCTTGAGATTTTCATCTAGTCTGCTTAGACAAAATGTACCAATTACCAGAGTTATTTGATCTACAAGAAAAGATAAAATGTATCAATTATCAGAGTTGACTTACAAGTAAATTCAAACCACTTTCTAACAGCGCTGATAATTTGGTCCTCGAAAGAACAATCTAAAAACTTCCTTTTGAGATTTTGCtctgaatgaaataatgaaaactTGACAAAACACCAACCTTGGGCACATGGAATGGGGAACTGAACAAGAATAGATGATGTACTTGGAAATCAAATGGCCCAATTATGACCGAGTTTAAAACTGTCCTGTAAAAAAAATGCTGAAAACTTTAAAAAGCCTCAAAATTGTTCTGTGTCTGTAAATCTTAGTGAATCCCTCCTGAAGGCAGATCTCCGAAATCTCAAGACCTCTAGGCAAGTTTCTTTTCAAATACTTACACCTTGGGGATGTTGACTGGTTTTCATTCACACTACTCTTGTGAtgcttgttttttcttttttttaacgacCCTCCAAATGGCCCTTCTGAgagcccttagagaagcagggtggcctccttggaaagaacacaggccgagGGGGGGGGGTCAAGACATAAGTTCTAATGCGGCTCCACcagatacctgctgtgtgaccctgggtgagatACTtgaattgtgcctcagttaccttatctgtaaaatggagattaagacagtgagccctatgtgggactgtgtccaacttaattatcttctatctccccccccccgcaggtgcctagtacggtgcctggcacatagtaagcagtttagaaataccattaaaaaaacctcatCAAAATCACATAGTTAAATGGCCATTTAAGTTTAATATTTCGGAGAATAGGCAAGTGTAGTCTGTGATTCCACATGATCTTTTCATCtgcaataataatgtcatttttttATGCCCTTTTATGCCAAAACACTGGGctaggtgccggggtaggtacacagGATAAACGGAGTAGATATTtcctgtcccatctagggctcaagtctaagagggaggggagcagacgCTTTACCCCCATATTACAGCTGGGAAAGcaagcagagaagttaggtgacttggacaaggtcacgcaacagatcagtgacggagccaggactaCGGCCTGGGtgtcctgacccccccccccccgcccccagtcccaccctcattcttttcccttcccatcttcttctcaaagaagaaaaaggggggtACCAAAAGGTGGTGGGAATTCCTGTCCTCTGTAACTCCAAATCTACCCCATAAGACTCGGGAGGTTTTTCATCAGCATCTTTCTACCTGGGAGAAGCGCTCCCCATGTGAGGCAAAGGCAGAGAGTGGGGAACGACAGGGAAACCAGAAGGCGGTGGTCGGCCCAAGTGCGACCCCAGAGCCGAAGGAAAAATAACAGCACAGCCCTCCTCTCTTGCGTCTGGCAGGAGGGTTGCTACCGTCTCTGTGGTCTGAATCCATCGCTGTCGGGATGGTCTCATTCCAAGAAGAGCTGCAGAGTCACTtgcggcagcatggcctggtggatagagcacgggtctgggagacagaaggtcacgggttctaatcccggctccgccgcctgtctgctgtatggccttggacgagtcacttcaccgtgcctcagtgccctcactcgtaaaatggggattaagactgcgccctgtgaggggcagggactgtgcccaacccaaattgcctgcacccaccccagcgcttagaacagtgcctggcacataataagcgcttaccaaatgccagaaTTCTTATTTCAAAGAGCATCTTCCTGTATTTTCTTCTGCTTTAcgctcccattctccctctacgCAGAAAAGATTATTCAAATTTAGGGGTGACTACTATTTCAGAAGACAGGATTTTAACCCACCAGAAGTTCAGGTATGATTAAAACCACGTCTTACAGTACtgcagaaaaaatgatccggcaaccacaggaggttgaGAAAGCTCACAACTACAGACGGATCAAAATTCTGAAGAGAGATATCCTGGGTAGGGTTTTTCTCTTTAGAATTACGATCACTGTCGAGCTGTTGGATTTCGGCATCTAGAAAAGGCCCTTCTTTTATGCCGTTCCGGTTTTATGATTTATATTCCCCTCACCGGCCACCCTCACCCAAAttctgagacggtgagcccattagGGGCCAGGGACGGAGCGTGGAGCTCATCCGCGACGCTTCtcccagcgcctagaatagtgctttgcccagagtagatGCTAAAAAAAAACCTATTATCACACATTTTCACAGCCTACATTCAGTCAACGCAGAGAGgaaatcctctctttccctttgacCTCTGCAATGCCTTCAAGCAGTGAAAGAGGAACTGCTTCACAAGTCATCTGTCCCCAAAGGTAGCTTTCCTACTCATCTGTCCCAAGACATCGGAGGCTCCCTGCGCCTCTTGACCGGACCCTAACAGCCCAAAGGGAGGGCAGAAGCAAGCTCTCCACTCCCCACCTTACCTCTGTACGTGTACATTTAAATAATACATATTTATAAGTTACGTATCTACACCTTAGACACACAGATATGCGAGTCTACATATAGAGACGCATAAGCTTCAGCTATTTGGTCCATTCCATGGTCGGTAccgttattttaaaaaaaaattgcaaaatcGGATGAACATGAAAACTTTACTTGAGAATTCCCGTGAACATATGAAACAACCAAGTCGAATAAAATTTTCACATAAGAAATTTTCAAGTTTACAGTTTGTTCATTTCTGAACACATAGGTTAAATACAGTAttctagatctttttttttttttttcttttactagctcgggggggagggggaccgagGGCACCAAGACATCCTACCTGAATGATCGCGAACAAGACGTTGTAGGCCAGGGAATGGAACCAAAGGTAAATTTaaaatctccctttcccctccgaaCAGTACAACTCTGTTTCGTATCTTGAGGTGATACCTATGGCATCGACAAACACCAGTGAACACTCCACTAGGATACCGGTGCTGTATCCCACTGTCGAAAGATTAAAAACTGAAGACGGttccttaaaaaaaagaaggggggggATGACAGTGCACCAAAAAAAATCCTCTCAGTGAAAACAAAATCTAAACATTCCACTATTTACAGTCGATCCCGTCCAAGGAAGTGagtcaaaatttaaaaaaaaccacaaaaattaTCCTTCCTTTTCGGTAAAGGAAAATAAACAACCTCCCCTAAcccacccccctctccttttTACACGAATGCATCTTAGTGCACCAAtactgtggggtttggggggggggggggagagggggaaggcgtTAGTTTTCCCTCCTCAGAAGCAGCCTCTACAGCAAGATCAGCTTGACTTTCCGCGGGCCGACCGGTCTGTCATTCAGCTCATCGACAGCCGCCACGGCCTCATCGTAGTCCGTCATGGCAACGATGGCATCGCCCGAAGGCAGGCCCTGCTCGTTCAACTGTATGGAAACCGATTCCGGGATGACTCTATACCCGTGGAAGAAGTCCAAGATTTCATTGACGGTAGCTTTAAATGGAAGATTCCTAATTTTAATAGGCGTTATTCGCCCCGGACCCCCACTGAAGTTTGGATCCGGCAGAAATCTTCCTTCCGGAAAACCGCCCGGGTGAGTCTTCCCGAACTCGAACCTTCCAAAAGGCTCCCCCTCGCGACCGAAACTCATAAAAGGGCGAGGGCCTCGGAATTCCTCGGGCGGGCAGAGGAACTCCTCGGGAGGGGGTCTGAAACCGTCCGGGGGCCCGAAATCGTCCGGAGGGCGCCTGAAGCTTCCCGGCGGGCCGAACGGGGACGTCGGCGGTCCCTGGCCGTCGACCGAACGGAGACGCCCGTCTCGCCCGTAGGCCTGGGAGTGCTCCTGCATCTCCTCGCTGGGGGTCAACGGCACGTTCACCCCGAACTCCCGcatctgcttctcagagatgagCCTCAACAGCACCTCGGTCCCCAGGAACCTTTTGCGGTTCAGAGTTTCGGCTTCCAAAGCCTGTCCTTCGGATCTGAATCGCACCAGGGCCTCTCCGAGGCCGACTCCCTTATCGTCATACAGCAGGTAGACGTCCTCCTCTTCGACCGAGAACCCCGCGAAGAACTTCTGCACTTCGATCTTCGTGACGTCGAAGGGGAAGTTTCTTATGTATATGCATAACCTGGGGCCGGGGTACCCTTCCCGATAGCTTCTGTCGGGCACCGCCTGCGGAGGCCTCTCTCTGTCCgcggctcccaaccctctcccctcatAGGCGTCGATGAATTTCAACATGGTCTTTTTCGAAATGGGATCGATGTGAACCGGGCGCTGGCGCAAGACGGCCTTGTGCAAGCACAGGGCCTCGTTGTAGTCTCTCGGAGTCTTGAACATCACGAAGGCCGACCTGGTCCTCTTCTGATCCTTGTACAGAAACTTGATCTGATTGCTGGTCAGGTCGATATTCCGGAAGAAAGCCTTTATGTCTTTCTTCTCCGTACTCAGGGAGAGGTTCTTCAGATGCACGTAAAATCCGTGGCCACGGGGGGAACGGGAGCGCGTTCTCAATCTCCTCGGAGATCTGGAGCGGGAGCGCTTTTTTAAGCGTAGATCGTTCATGCCCCTCGGCGGGGAACGCTCCTTGCTCCTGATGCGACCCACCTCCATCTCTAGGTCCGGGCCGCCGCCGCACTCGACCCACTGCTGCTGGGAAGCGGGGCTGATCTCCACAAACCTCGGGCCCATGTAGTGCCTGTGGCGTTGCAGGCCCCCTAGCGCGTCGTGGGACGTGGCAAATTTTACGAAGCCGTCGCCGTTATTCCGGCCGTTGTGATGCTTGAGCAGAATCACTCCGTCCACGCGTAATCCAGAAAAGAAAGCGTGGACCTCGCCTTCCGTCACCGAGTAAGGCATACCGTGTAAGAACAGGTAACGGTCGTCCGACTGGAACGTCCGGGCTTCTTTTCTCGCCCCCGAGTCACCGTGTCTCGTCCCGTTGGTATGAAAACCAGCCTCGGGATGATCTGCCCCGGCTTTGCTCATTCCTTTCTTAATAGCCTCGACTAAATTAGACAGGCTGCTAAGCCCCGCTGCCCCCGAAGCACCGGCTCCCGGTCGTTTACAGCCAGCTAGGTCTCTTCCACCGCGGTCAAATCTCTTCCGGCTCATCTCTATGGTATTCTGCATCTCGGTCTTGCTGCTAAGAAACAGCTCTATGAGCGAGTCCTTGATAAACCCTCCCGAACAGCTCATAGCGCGTCGGGCATCTTCGTCTGTCGCAAAAATAATAAAAGCCTCCCCAATTTCTCCTCCAATTATATGCACTCCTCCATCAGGAATATTCAATCCCGAGAAGAAGTGGCGAATATCCACGGGCCCCGCAACAACAGGAAGCCCCTGTAAACGGATGACTACAGCCATGCTGAGCTCAAACCACAGCAATAACCTGCAGACAAAAAGGCACACATAACAGCAAGTCTTTAGTACTCTTTTACAGAATCGGCAGAGACTAAACCTTTAATGAACAGGTTCCTGGCTCGGTCGCGATTTACAGCGCAGGCCGACTCGGTTCACCACGTACCGACTCTCCTGAGGATTCGAGAGATGGACTAGCTTCCGCCTAAGGCGAACAAACTCCTCTGACGGTGTGCCCCCGACCTGAGCTGAGACAACTTTCACCTCAATGAGACGTTCCACTGACGCCTACTCAGAAAAGGAAAGAATGCCCGAACCAGCAACAGCTCCCATGGCCTGGCTTCCGTCTGCCAACGAGCGCTGCTGAAAAATCAGAAGGCCCAAATCGTCCCGGTCCTCGTCGGGAACTCCCCGCTGCACTGAGGTGTCTTCGGAGGACGGGCCGTGAAAGAAAAACATGAAAGCCTGCAGAGATTTACAGTGATTCACCGACCGGGATGAACGGTACGTCTAGCGGACAGGTTGCTCTGTCAGCGGACGGGTTCCGTTCGCCGACCCGCACCGCCTTAACGGTAACGCATCTCTAGCCTTGAAGACGGGGCCAAGACAAGGCAGGCGGAAAGAGGAGCGGTTCTCTATTCCAGGCGGAGCTCCGTGAGAAAAGCCACGGTCTTGGCAAATGCTCAGTGGAAGGCGTGAACCTCTAGGCGGCTTACCTGTTTTGGCTTGGAAGACCTGATAATTCTGTAAAACCAACTTAActgtggaaagaaaatgaaacataATTAATGCCTGAGGCCCCCTCAGTTGGGTCTTAAACGTCGCCACGTAACTGTAGGGTTCCGTTAAAGTCTACCGAGGCATGCTAATTAATCGTCTTCTGGCTATCGTACTACAGAACGTCCTTCCATCTTCCGGGGGGGAAACCCAGTATCCTTCCGCAAAGACTTCTGCCTATACCATGTAATTCCTCTGGTTGCCTCTGTCTTAAGAGGTACGAGAGAAAAGGCAAAACCAACGTCGACTTCTGCGAACGATGGAGACGCGTCTGCGATCATCACCCACAGGGAGCGGTTGACGTTCAAGAGCTTCCGGCCTGACGGAATACGCTCCGTTACTTCCATTCTTGAAAAGAGCTCGAGTCCAGCTCAAAATTTCGGGAAGGTCCATTTCTCTGCCACTCGCCACCTTTTTGAAATGAGAATCCACATGCCGTCTCTCAAGGCGACGGTCGAGAATTAGACGCCGGCAGAATACACACTTAAAATCCAGCCTTATAGCACGCCGTGAACACTAAGTCCGCAAACGCTCGCCTTCTGGACAAGTAACCGAAAATGCACACATCTTTCCTCGGAGCAAAGATCTCTTAACGGTGTCAAAAGAATGACTAAAATCACGGAATCGAAAACACTCAATTAAATCTGTGTCAGAAACTAAGGCCTGAGTCGTCTACCATGCCTTTGAAAGTTCTTACTGACAAATGCATTTATCTCTTCACCACACACTACTTTTGATCACAAAAAGGCACCACAAACCACAAACACAAGTACCCAAGTAAATGAAGTCTGTCACACATGATCAAATATTTTACACACAAGGCATTTCTAGTGAAATAAGATTCCATTTTCCATCAAAATTGGCcagcaggggggggggggggagggtgttaaaaaaaaaaaattgggggaatTGTCCCAAAATGCCCGACAAACTCCTGAACTCTTAGACCACTGTATTACTAACAGTGGTGTTTAGTgcatactatgtatcaagcactgtactgagcactggggtagatccaagacaatcGGGTCCCGCGGGGGaatcagtctaaataggagggagaacgggtaactgaatccccattttgcagatgagggaactgaggcacagggaggaagggaagcttgcccagcgtcacagagcaggtaagtggcagagccaggacgcaCAACCCCTCGCTCcccaacccaggctcttttcacttccATCCTTCGCCTATATTATGCAGAAATGAACTCTCAgtctttgccccttcctaacaGTTCTTCCTTAGCATCTTAACCCCGCTAGCCTCCCCAGATGACCTGGTCTCCACGTGTCCCCGATGCATTTCTTCCAGCGTGTAAATCTATTCCTGTGAGCCCCGGCGAGAATGTTTTAtggatggggggtgggtgggtgacttTCTGACGGAGGACCATCCCGCCACTGGAGTCGGGCCCCACCCAAGGGGCGTAGCCACTCTGTAAAGCCTCAGACCGTGGGGCTCGGTCAGGTTGGTGCCCTGCGGGCACCGACAGGTTTGGGAAAGCTTCCTGCGGCCCACCACTTCACATCTCAGAGGTTGcggagagcagggagagaggagtgagggcAAGATAGAGTCGAGAGGGATGCCCTGGAACAAAAGTGGGGGTATCACCAAAAAAATCAGCTCAGACCAATTCCTCGTTTAGCTCCGGCTCATCTCCCGGCCCGGCACCTACTCGGCCGGAATCGGCGCCGGCGTCGGGGAAGGATTCGGACGGGCTGAGCGGACCCACGCAGGCAGGGGTGGACCACCCGGTAGGTTTCGGGCCGTGCGGCTGAGCTGCCCCCTCTCTCCACAACGGGGAAGGGGTGCGAAGGGGTCACGTCGTGCTTCTGCCGAGCTTTTCGGGGGAACTGAGGGTCTGTCAGGGAAGAGACCTCTGTGAAAGGGGAAATGCCACCGACTGCCCGATTGACTGACTATAAAATctccccccttacctctctgcaATCCCCAGCTGCTTCCCTCGGGGAAGACGGCCTCAGGCCCTGAAGCCGGGAGCTGCTTGGATCCACCTGGAATTAATGACGGGATCTATCACCggttgtgccgtactctcccgagtgcttagtacagtaccctgcccccggtaagcgctcgctaaatacgatcgactgattgattaaacccaGGGACGGACACGAGACGATCGCATCAGACCCAGCCCctctctctgcatcaccctgactcgctccctttatccatccccctttCCAAGCCCACGGCgtttacgtacctatctgtaattcattttctttaatattcatgcccgtctcccccttctagactgtaagctcgttgtgagcagggatcgcgtctcttatattgttatattatactctcccaagcgctcagtaaatacgactgacacagGAGGTGTGGtataatgaggaggagggagaagagatgaggaaactgaggcacaaattgaataaatttccccaaggtcacatagcaggcaagtggcagaactgggactggtCTCCGGCCTCCTGACTCTCGATCCCAGAGCCTTTCCAAGACACCAAGGAAAACGCTCATCCTGCCCAAACCGGCGGTAACGAACACCACCTCTCATGTCGGACGACGGAAATCCCGTGCACCGCCGAAGAACCAAGTTCCCGAAACCGCCCCAACGTGACGCTCGCTGCCACAACCTCCTCGACGACAACCGAGCGGAACGCCATCGAACGTTCGCCAAGGAACCGAAACCTCAACGCTCCCAAGCCTTCGCGAGGTCGAAAACGTCGACCTCGGAGGTGAAATCGGGAAGGAGATAACTGGGCAGCTCCCCGAGCGTCCAGCGAAAGGCCCCCGGATGCGCCGAGGAGGAAGCGACGTGATGAGCGGGCGGGTATTTCCTAGGCCAGAAAGGCGCCGGAGACACGGCGGGACTATTGACTAATTCGACATCCAACCCCGTCACCAAAAGCCCGACGGCCGCTTTCGGCGTCCACGGCCCCTCTCGGCTCTCCATCCTTCCAACCGCACGCTGTCTTCCGCAGAGCCGCGTGAACTACCGCGGGCCATAACGTCATCAGAGAGCCGGTCGTGCGagtgtctcgggggggggggggggggggggggggggggggggtgcctttTACTATTTTATTTCTTTGCGCTTCCGAAGAAGAAATCCACCTCGGCGTCCTCTCTAGGATCCTCGAGCGGCCCGCGGGCCTGCCTTCTGCCTTCTGGGCCATCGCAGGGCACGGGGGGCCGGCCCCGAGCGGAGCCGTGTCCGAGGGGTccggcaggtcatgggttctaatcccgtatccGCTGGGGgaccccgggccagtcgcttctccgggcctcggtggcctcatcggGAAGATGAGGATTGAGCCACCCCGCGTGGGACCGGGTCCCCGACtccatttgctcgcatccacctccctcctccacccagcgcttagtacagtgccgagctcATGGCTtactgtcccgtcccgtccccagcgtttggtacagtgccgggcacacggcttagcggaaagagcccgggcttgggagcccgaggtcgtgagttctaatcccggctccgccacctatcagctggatgactttgggcaagccactcaacttctctgtgcctcagttaccccatctgtgacagGGAGCTGATGACCGtgtgccccacgagggacaccctgatgaccttgcgtgactcagtggaaagagcccgggcttgggagtcagaggtcatgggttcgaatcccggctccgccacgggtcagctgtgtgactttgagcaagtcatttcacttctctgagcctcagttacctcatctataaaatggggctgaagactgtgagccccacgggggactaatcaccttggatcccccagcgcttagaacagtgctctgcacatagtaagtgcttaataaataccaacattatcattattattatagtaagcacttaataaataccaacattattattattattatagtaagtacttatcaaatgccatcatcattattatcagagtaa
The Ornithorhynchus anatinus isolate Pmale09 chromosome 4, mOrnAna1.pri.v4, whole genome shotgun sequence genome window above contains:
- the RBM12B gene encoding RNA-binding protein 12B isoform X2, coding for MAVVIRLQGLPVVAGPVDIRHFFSGLNIPDGGVHIIGGEIGEAFIIFATDEDARRAMSCSGGFIKDSLIELFLSSKTEMQNTIEMSRKRFDRGGRDLAGCKRPGAGASGAAGLSSLSNLVEAIKKGMSKAGADHPEAGFHTNGTRHGDSGARKEARTFQSDDRYLFLHGMPYSVTEGEVHAFFSGLRVDGVILLKHHNGRNNGDGFVKFATSHDALGGLQRHRHYMGPRFVEISPASQQQWVECGGGPDLEMEVGRIRSKERSPPRGMNDLRLKKRSRSRSPRRLRTRSRSPRGHGFYVHLKNLSLSTEKKDIKAFFRNIDLTSNQIKFLYKDQKRTRSAFVMFKTPRDYNEALCLHKAVLRQRPVHIDPISKKTMLKFIDAYEGRGLGAADRERPPQAVPDRSYREGYPGPRLCIYIRNFPFDVTKIEVQKFFAGFSVEEEDVYLLYDDKGVGLGEALVRFRSEGQALEAETLNRKRFLGTEVLLRLISEKQMREFGVNVPLTPSEEMQEHSQAYGRDGRLRSVDGQGPPTSPFGPPGSFRRPPDDFGPPDGFRPPPEEFLCPPEEFRGPRPFMSFGREGEPFGRFEFGKTHPGGFPEGRFLPDPNFSGGPGRITPIKIRNLPFKATVNEILDFFHGYRVIPESVSIQLNEQGLPSGDAIVAMTDYDEAVAAVDELNDRPVGPRKVKLILL
- the RBM12B gene encoding RNA-binding protein 12B isoform X1, giving the protein MSRSAPCRFVGEEGAGAILPGAVARRGTGGRPEEGSLPGPPACRTREQRLLLWFELSMAVVIRLQGLPVVAGPVDIRHFFSGLNIPDGGVHIIGGEIGEAFIIFATDEDARRAMSCSGGFIKDSLIELFLSSKTEMQNTIEMSRKRFDRGGRDLAGCKRPGAGASGAAGLSSLSNLVEAIKKGMSKAGADHPEAGFHTNGTRHGDSGARKEARTFQSDDRYLFLHGMPYSVTEGEVHAFFSGLRVDGVILLKHHNGRNNGDGFVKFATSHDALGGLQRHRHYMGPRFVEISPASQQQWVECGGGPDLEMEVGRIRSKERSPPRGMNDLRLKKRSRSRSPRRLRTRSRSPRGHGFYVHLKNLSLSTEKKDIKAFFRNIDLTSNQIKFLYKDQKRTRSAFVMFKTPRDYNEALCLHKAVLRQRPVHIDPISKKTMLKFIDAYEGRGLGAADRERPPQAVPDRSYREGYPGPRLCIYIRNFPFDVTKIEVQKFFAGFSVEEEDVYLLYDDKGVGLGEALVRFRSEGQALEAETLNRKRFLGTEVLLRLISEKQMREFGVNVPLTPSEEMQEHSQAYGRDGRLRSVDGQGPPTSPFGPPGSFRRPPDDFGPPDGFRPPPEEFLCPPEEFRGPRPFMSFGREGEPFGRFEFGKTHPGGFPEGRFLPDPNFSGGPGRITPIKIRNLPFKATVNEILDFFHGYRVIPESVSIQLNEQGLPSGDAIVAMTDYDEAVAAVDELNDRPVGPRKVKLILL